In a single window of the Candidatus Neomarinimicrobiota bacterium genome:
- a CDS encoding 3-hydroxybutyryl-CoA dehydrogenase (converts (S)-3-hydroxybutanoyl-CoA to 3-acetoacetyl-CoA), with product MGHGIAQVGAQAGLQVILVDVGDELLRAAMSSIEANLARQVAKDALTQTAADATLGRIRTAPQLAEVKEVQIVVEAVSENADLKRDIFRQLDDATPAGTVLASNTSSISITLLGAATERPDRVIGMHFMNPVPVMPLVEVVRGQETSDDTHAAVVVLAEALGKTPVTVNDFPGFVSNRLLMPMINEAAFCLLEGVAEKEAIDEIMQLGMNHPMGPLALADLIGLDTCLSVMEVLHRELGEDKYRPCPLLRRMVAAGALGRKAGRGFYDYRSARPASGK from the coding sequence ATGGGCCACGGAATTGCGCAGGTTGGCGCTCAAGCCGGCCTGCAGGTCATCCTTGTGGATGTGGGTGATGAACTCCTTCGCGCGGCCATGTCTTCCATCGAGGCTAACCTGGCCCGACAGGTGGCCAAGGATGCGTTGACTCAGACTGCCGCGGACGCCACGCTGGGTCGCATTCGCACAGCGCCCCAACTTGCTGAGGTCAAGGAGGTCCAAATTGTTGTGGAGGCCGTCAGTGAGAACGCCGACCTGAAACGCGACATCTTCCGCCAGCTGGACGACGCGACCCCAGCGGGCACTGTCCTGGCCTCCAACACGTCTTCCATCTCCATCACCCTGCTGGGGGCTGCCACGGAGCGGCCCGACCGGGTCATCGGCATGCATTTCATGAATCCGGTGCCGGTGATGCCGCTGGTGGAGGTTGTCCGCGGGCAGGAAACCAGCGACGATACGCATGCGGCGGTGGTGGTGCTGGCTGAAGCACTGGGCAAGACACCGGTGACGGTAAACGATTTTCCCGGTTTTGTCTCCAACCGGCTGCTCATGCCCATGATCAATGAAGCGGCTTTCTGCCTCCTGGAGGGGGTAGCCGAGAAGGAGGCCATTGACGAAATCATGCAGCTGGGGATGAACCACCCGATGGGTCCCCTCGCCCTTGCGGACCTCATCGGTCTCGACACCTGCCTGTCCGTCATGGAAGTGCTGCACCGGGAACTGGGGGAGGATAAGTACCGGCCTTGTCCGCTCCTGCGGCGCATGGTGGCCGCCGGGGCACTGGGCCGGAAGGCAGGCCGGGGGTTCTACGACTACCGCTCTGCCAGACCCGCTAGCGGGAAATGA
- a CDS encoding PhoH family protein yields MVKHTLDIKDTDPLALLGVSDRHLQILTEAFQVQLVARGGNITIQGDEEKVKQAEATIRDMIVTINRKGSLSPDDVAALIQVAANGQAAPVRSDMPVIVYTHKGEVTPRTAGQRAYFEAMLKNDIVFAIGPAGTGKTYQAVAVAVAALKSRQVDRLILTRPAVEAGEHLGFLPGDLKEKVDPYLTPLYDALQDMLPHDKLRSYLDQQVIEIAPLAYMRGRTLSSAYVILDEAQNATATQMKMFLTRLGVNSKAIITGDITQIDLPTREESGCIQAMHILTGIDGIGFCHLTDQDVVRHPLVKAILKAYEASPAGRTDAAE; encoded by the coding sequence ATGGTAAAGCACACCCTGGACATCAAGGATACCGATCCGCTGGCCCTGTTGGGCGTAAGCGATCGCCATCTGCAAATTCTCACCGAAGCATTTCAAGTGCAGCTGGTGGCTCGCGGTGGGAACATCACCATCCAGGGCGATGAGGAAAAGGTCAAACAGGCCGAAGCAACGATTCGTGACATGATCGTCACCATTAACCGCAAGGGGTCGCTCTCCCCCGACGATGTGGCCGCGCTGATCCAGGTGGCTGCCAATGGGCAGGCCGCGCCAGTCCGGAGCGACATGCCGGTGATCGTCTACACTCACAAAGGAGAGGTAACCCCCCGCACCGCCGGTCAGCGCGCCTATTTCGAGGCCATGCTCAAGAATGACATTGTCTTTGCCATCGGACCTGCGGGCACGGGCAAGACCTACCAGGCAGTGGCGGTGGCTGTGGCCGCCCTCAAGTCCCGGCAGGTTGACCGCCTCATCCTGACCCGTCCCGCTGTGGAGGCCGGAGAGCACCTGGGATTTCTCCCCGGTGACCTCAAGGAGAAGGTCGACCCTTACCTTACCCCCTTGTACGATGCTCTGCAGGACATGCTGCCCCACGACAAACTGCGCAGCTACCTTGATCAGCAGGTCATAGAGATTGCGCCGCTGGCCTACATGCGGGGCCGCACGCTCAGCAGCGCATATGTCATACTTGACGAGGCCCAGAACGCCACCGCGACCCAGATGAAGATGTTCCTCACCCGCCTGGGGGTCAACTCCAAGGCCATCATCACCGGCGACATCACCCAGATCGATTTGCCTACCAGGGAGGAGTCGGGCTGCATCCAGGCTATGCACATCTTGACGGGGATCGATGGGATTGGCTTTTGCCATCTTACCGATCAGGATGTGGTGCGCCATCCGCTGGTGAAGGCCATACTCAAAGCCTATGAGGCTTCGCCGGCGGGCCGCACCGACGCCGCGGAGTAA
- a CDS encoding acyl-CoA dehydrogenase, with product MNFNLTDEQAILQQTVRRFATEVVAPGAIERDETKTWPTDIVRQLGEMGLMGMMVPEQWGGAGMDTIAYTLAVEELSRAEAALTVIMGVNNSLVCGLLDKYGSDPQKEKYLTPLARGEQLGAFSLSEPHAGSDATQLRCRAVRDGDEYRITGTKNWVSNGISSDLVILFAVTDSVKKHPGTSCFIVEKGLDGFTSGKPEDKLGIRASDTCELYFDDVRVPAANRIGKEGEGIHMALAILDGGRISIAAQALGIAQSALDHSLVYSRERVQFGKPIGEFQAIQFKLADMAIEIEAARLLVRQAAFTKDQGQPFGHLSAMAKVFCSETAMRAATQCVQIHGGYGYIRETGVERLMRDAKITQIYEGTSEIQRVVIARALQKQG from the coding sequence ATGAACTTCAACCTGACGGATGAGCAGGCCATCCTACAGCAAACGGTGCGCCGCTTTGCCACGGAGGTGGTGGCTCCCGGTGCCATTGAGCGGGACGAAACAAAGACCTGGCCGACCGACATCGTGCGCCAGCTGGGCGAGATGGGCCTCATGGGCATGATGGTGCCAGAGCAATGGGGCGGCGCCGGGATGGATACGATTGCCTATACCCTGGCCGTTGAAGAGCTGAGCCGGGCCGAGGCCGCTCTGACGGTCATCATGGGCGTGAATAACTCCCTGGTCTGTGGCCTGCTGGACAAATATGGCAGCGATCCACAGAAAGAAAAGTATCTGACTCCACTGGCTCGCGGGGAGCAGCTGGGGGCCTTCTCGCTCTCCGAACCGCACGCTGGTTCTGATGCTACACAACTGCGGTGCAGGGCCGTCCGAGATGGCGACGAATACCGCATCACCGGCACCAAGAACTGGGTGTCCAACGGTATCAGCTCGGACCTTGTAATCCTATTTGCTGTTACTGACTCTGTAAAAAAGCATCCTGGCACGTCCTGCTTTATCGTTGAGAAGGGGTTGGATGGCTTTACCAGCGGTAAACCGGAGGACAAGCTGGGTATCCGCGCCTCGGACACCTGCGAGCTCTACTTCGACGACGTACGGGTGCCCGCGGCAAACCGCATAGGTAAGGAAGGCGAAGGTATTCACATGGCCTTGGCAATCCTTGATGGGGGGCGTATCAGCATCGCTGCCCAGGCCCTGGGGATTGCCCAGTCGGCCCTGGATCACTCACTGGTCTATTCCCGGGAGCGCGTCCAGTTCGGCAAGCCCATTGGCGAATTCCAGGCTATCCAGTTCAAACTGGCCGACATGGCCATCGAGATCGAGGCGGCCCGCTTGCTCGTCCGTCAGGCGGCCTTCACCAAAGATCAAGGTCAGCCTTTTGGTCACCTCTCTGCCATGGCAAAGGTGTTCTGCTCGGAGACGGCCATGCGGGCCGCCACCCAGTGCGTCCAGATACACGGCGGCTACGGTTATATACGGGAAACCGGCGTGGAGCGGCTCATGCGTGACGCAAAGATCACCCAGATTTATGAAGGCACGTCGGAGATACAGCGGGTGGTCATTGCCCGCGCATTGCAAAAGCAAGGCTAG
- a CDS encoding thiolase family protein, which produces MRLRRRAAPTPRSNALVLPDVVITAYARTPVGSYLGSLSGLPAPSLGAAAISAALTRSRLSPEQVDEVIMGNVLSAGVGQAPARQAALGAQLPNTVETLTVNKVCGSGLKAIMLASQAIQTGDAGIIIAGGMESMSNVPYYLNGVRQGLRMGNRDMVDGMIHDGLWNVYNQLHMGGCAEICVRERRFSREQQDELTVRSYKLALAAQDGGLFEGEIVPVEVPQPKGSAVVVSKDEEPGRVNFDKIPHLKPVFEDSGTITAANASNLNDGAAAVAVMSRPRADELGIKALSRIVGQASAAHAPEWFTTAPSKAVTKVLEKTGLTLTDIDLFEINEAFAVVALAAIDELDLDPAKVNVHGGAVALGHPIGASGARILVTLLGAMEQRNAGLGLAAICIGGGEAAAVIIERQTATS; this is translated from the coding sequence ATGAGGCTTCGCCGGCGGGCCGCACCGACGCCGCGGAGTAACGCCTTGGTGCTCCCCGACGTCGTTATCACTGCCTACGCCCGCACACCGGTAGGGTCCTATCTGGGCAGCCTGTCAGGTCTGCCAGCACCGAGCCTGGGCGCCGCCGCTATCTCCGCAGCCCTGACCCGTAGCAGGTTGTCCCCCGAGCAGGTGGATGAGGTTATCATGGGCAATGTTCTTTCGGCTGGCGTCGGACAGGCCCCGGCCCGCCAAGCCGCTCTGGGGGCGCAGCTGCCCAACACCGTGGAGACCCTCACCGTCAACAAGGTTTGCGGCTCCGGGCTGAAGGCCATCATGTTAGCCAGCCAGGCGATCCAGACCGGCGACGCAGGGATTATCATTGCCGGCGGCATGGAGAGCATGAGCAATGTGCCCTACTACCTGAACGGTGTGCGCCAGGGGCTGCGCATGGGCAATCGCGACATGGTTGACGGGATGATACACGATGGCCTGTGGAATGTGTACAACCAGCTGCACATGGGAGGCTGCGCCGAGATTTGTGTACGGGAGCGCCGTTTCAGCCGTGAGCAGCAAGACGAACTTACGGTGCGCTCGTACAAACTGGCCCTTGCGGCGCAGGACGGCGGTCTGTTTGAGGGCGAAATTGTCCCCGTGGAAGTGCCGCAGCCCAAAGGCTCGGCGGTAGTGGTCAGCAAGGATGAGGAGCCCGGTAGGGTAAATTTTGACAAGATTCCCCACCTCAAGCCGGTCTTCGAGGACAGCGGCACCATCACCGCCGCCAACGCCAGCAATCTCAATGACGGCGCTGCTGCAGTAGCGGTCATGTCCCGCCCCCGAGCCGACGAGCTGGGCATCAAGGCGCTGTCCCGCATCGTGGGCCAGGCATCGGCGGCCCATGCGCCGGAGTGGTTCACCACCGCCCCGTCCAAGGCCGTCACCAAGGTGCTGGAGAAGACGGGACTGACGCTTACGGACATCGATCTGTTTGAGATCAACGAGGCCTTTGCCGTGGTGGCCCTGGCCGCCATTGACGAGCTGGACCTCGATCCCGCCAAGGTGAATGTCCATGGCGGGGCAGTCGCGCTGGGCCACCCTATCGGAGCCTCTGGCGCCCGCATCCTGGTGACGCTACTCGGCGCCATGGAGCAGCGGAATGCAGGGCTGGGGCTGGCGGCCATCTGCATCGGAGGGGGCGAAGCGGCGGCGGTTATCATCGAGCGACAAACCGCTACGTCGTGA
- the nusB gene encoding transcription antitermination factor NusB — translation MALQCLYATSMTGMGLDSAAAFVVAEAQEVPSEEAQAYCLALAKSTLEKRAWADALIAEKLEHWALDRVTLIDRLILELALVEMVNFENVPLKVSISEAIEIAKRYSTDESPGFINGILDAVYHDILDGKLPGD, via the coding sequence ATGGCGCTCCAGTGCCTATACGCTACGTCCATGACAGGTATGGGCCTGGACAGTGCCGCGGCCTTTGTCGTGGCGGAGGCGCAAGAGGTGCCCTCTGAGGAGGCGCAAGCCTACTGCCTGGCTCTGGCTAAAAGTACCCTGGAAAAAAGGGCCTGGGCGGACGCGCTCATCGCCGAAAAGCTGGAACATTGGGCGCTGGATCGCGTCACGCTTATCGACCGGCTTATCCTGGAACTCGCGCTCGTGGAAATGGTTAACTTTGAAAACGTACCCCTCAAGGTGAGCATCAGTGAGGCCATTGAGATCGCCAAGCGGTACAGTACGGACGAAAGCCCGGGTTTTATCAATGGAATCCTTGATGCGGTCTATCACGATATTCTTGATGGGAAATTGCCCGGGGATTAA
- a CDS encoding Glu/Leu/Phe/Val dehydrogenase codes for MDVMKMMSRNDHEQVVFCREPELGLKAIIAIHDTTLGPSLGGCRFYPYKSDEEALNDVLRLSRAMTYKASIAGLNLGGGKAVIVGNPDTDKNEYLFRAFGRFVEGLGGRYITAEDVSTTVRDMEWVRMETGYVTGISQALGGSGDPSPVTAFGVFVGIKAALKIKLGREDLSGIKVAVQGVGHVGYKLCRYLHDDGAELYISDVNQDAVDRAMAEFDATQVDGDTIHATEVDVFAPCALGAVLNDKTIKEIRAPIIAGAANNQLAVSNKHGAALLKRGLLYAPDYAINAGGLINVANELEGYNRERAFRQAEGIYYTLMEIFKKSEEASIPTNQASDQLAEERLRSVAKIKTFYTSGPGRTARGG; via the coding sequence ATGGATGTCATGAAAATGATGAGCCGGAACGACCATGAACAGGTCGTGTTCTGCCGTGAACCCGAACTGGGCCTCAAAGCTATCATTGCTATCCACGATACCACCTTGGGGCCTAGCCTGGGAGGATGTCGCTTTTACCCCTACAAGAGCGATGAAGAGGCGCTCAACGATGTGCTGCGCCTGTCTCGCGCCATGACCTACAAGGCTTCCATTGCCGGACTCAATCTCGGGGGTGGTAAAGCGGTCATCGTTGGCAATCCGGATACTGACAAGAACGAATACCTCTTTCGCGCATTCGGCCGGTTTGTAGAGGGTCTGGGGGGCCGCTATATCACGGCGGAGGATGTCAGTACGACCGTGCGGGATATGGAATGGGTGCGCATGGAGACCGGCTACGTGACTGGCATATCCCAGGCGCTGGGGGGCAGTGGCGACCCTTCGCCTGTGACGGCCTTCGGCGTATTCGTGGGGATCAAGGCGGCGCTGAAAATCAAGCTGGGGCGGGAGGATCTGTCAGGAATCAAGGTGGCCGTCCAGGGTGTTGGGCACGTGGGCTACAAGCTCTGTCGCTATCTCCACGATGACGGAGCAGAGCTCTACATATCCGACGTGAACCAGGACGCTGTGGATCGTGCCATGGCAGAGTTTGACGCCACCCAGGTGGACGGGGATACCATCCACGCCACCGAGGTAGACGTGTTTGCCCCCTGTGCCCTGGGAGCCGTGCTCAACGATAAGACGATCAAGGAGATTAGAGCGCCTATCATTGCCGGTGCGGCCAACAATCAACTGGCGGTCTCCAATAAACACGGTGCCGCCCTGCTCAAACGCGGCCTCCTATACGCTCCCGATTACGCCATTAATGCGGGCGGGCTTATCAACGTCGCCAACGAGCTGGAAGGGTATAACCGGGAACGCGCCTTTCGTCAGGCGGAAGGGATTTATTACACGTTGATGGAGATATTCAAGAAGTCGGAAGAGGCCAGTATCCCCACCAATCAAGCCTCGGATCAACTTGCGGAAGAGCGGTTGCGTAGCGTGGCTAAGATCAAGACCTTTTACACCTCGGGACCGGGCCGAACCGCAAGGGGAGGCTAA